From the Huiozyma naganishii CBS 8797 chromosome 2, complete genome genome, one window contains:
- the KNAG0B02505 gene encoding uncharacterized protein yields MDDILTTLQRIQDLAARIYGSKSELERDLRLQEPVFGRTRNEKENEDPSSEDHLMTQSSPVTSEAEPAEHEDKGSEASSETDSITADEIGQLLPLNDPDRTKIYKRIDDLVDRHERIRRARLKQFRVKRP; encoded by the coding sequence ATGGACGATATATTGACAACGTTGCAACGGATCCAGGATCTGGCTGCACGCATATACGGATCCAAGAGCGAGCTGGAGCGGGATCTTCGACTGCAGGAACCCGTTTTTGGACGCACCCGGAACGAGAAGGAAAACGAGGACCCCTCCTCGGAGGACCATCTCATGACACAGTCATCCCCGGTCACTTCAGAGGCAGAACCTGCAGAACATGAGGATAAAGGGTCGGAAGCCAGTTCTGAGACAGACTCAATAACCGCAGACGAAATCGGACAACTGTTGCCCTTGAACGACCCGGACAGGACCAAAATCTACAAACGCATAGATGATTTAGTGGACCGGCATGAGCGCATAAGGAGAGCCAGACTCAAACAGTTCCGTGTCAAGAGACCCTAA
- the MMR1 gene encoding Mmr1p (similar to Saccharomyces cerevisiae MMR1 (YLR190W); ancestral locus Anc_7.366), which produces MYSPQFKTEQLTPSASPISLSLDDSSNPFHHLLASPTKMKLSDSVGFYPTSLSKLNDRSRTGRGRTANNNDLGIRGASSLNFGNKDYGGGFRSSSPIRFNILQNAKPKMFKKEFISQPNNLPLFSTLVRGASNAPSNTAANDVECNDGATSSIKSNPLLDDNLPKLSIRETLEKIQQHHQRLNAAKQKTPVVTNTVTTNKTEPILLKSNSKSSDMLIPPLEIDIMEKTDSPRDRIVSNTSTVCAPDNLDSVVPLETKMQGRGENVEANNFATDHNGFLQYVRNGNVPNYKKGSSSSNVNRYSFISSTSTDYDAPELFEQHQPSVTNASFHESQARLVRSTQHPPGQNSQLSNNNSNAIAEYRSRLESNKLDLKIKQLEVEIGELKLQNAQLLNSMGTNRLLEDKLILEMLQERQKSQSAGPKPETSEELKLKKKLKRLESKFEDYQKTLDKLYDTKKKRSTRPTKTKEANTATHCRISRISTKELQRFEETTDPSSSACTSFCSEYSPDDHHASHEEGEYGDDSERDDESVHKKLLEWEYEGDVDDEEIAAITATSSKAFSSRRGFRLNVPIEMQ; this is translated from the coding sequence atgtACTCCCCCCAATTCAAAACAGAGCAGTTGACACCGTCCGCATCGCCCATCTCCTTGAGCTTGGACGATTCCAGCAACCCGTTCCACCATCTGTTGGCGTCGCCCACAAAGATGAAGCTCTCGGATTCAGTAGGGTTTTACCCAACTTCACTGTCAAAATTGAACGACAGATCGCGGACGGGCCGTGGTAGAACTGCCAACAATAACGACTTAGGGATTCGTGGTGCTTCGAGTTTGAACTTCGGGAATAAAGATTATGGTGGTGGTTTCAGATCATCGTCACCAATAAGGTTCAACATTTTACAAAACGCAAAACCTAAGATGTTTAAGAAAGAATTTATCTCTCAGCCAAACAACTTACCCTTGTTCTCCACTTTAGTGAGGGGCGCTTCAAACGCACCATCTAACACAGCAGCAAATGACGTCGAATGTAACGATGGTGCCACATCGAGTATAAAATCTAATCCGCTGTTGGACGACAATCTCCCCAAGCTGAGCATCAGAGaaactttggagaagatcCAACAGCACCATCAACGGCTGAATGCCGCGAAGCAGAAAACTCCAGTTGTAACCAACACCGTCACTACAAATAAGACGGAACCTATTCTGTTGAAGAGTAACTCAAAAAGCAGCGATATGCTTATCCCACCATTAGAAATCGATATTATGGAGAAGACTGATTCACCACGTGATAGAATTGTATCAAATACATCCACCGTTTGTGCACCGGACAACTTAGATTCAGTTGTGCCATTGGAAACAAAGATGCAAGGTAGAGGCGAAAACGTCGAGGCAAATAATTTCGCCACGGACCACAATGGCTTTCTCCAGTACGTTAGGAATGGCAACGTCCCCAATTATAAAAAGggcagtagcagtagcaACGTCAATAGATACAGTTTCATCTCCTCGACGTCTACCGACTATGATGCCCCAGAATTGTTTGAGCAACACCAACCATCAGTAACAAATGCCTCATTTCACGAATCGCAAGCCCGTTTAGTGCGGTCGACGCAACACCCACCGGGCCAAAACTCGCAGTTATCGAACAACAATTCCAACGCCATTGCTGAATACAGGAGTAGATTAGAGTCCAATAAACTGGATTTAAAGATCAAGCAGCTCGAAGTTGAGATTGGCGAACTGAAGCTACAGAACGCGCAGTTACTCAATTCCATGGGAACCAACCGACTCTTAGAGGACAAGCTGATCTTGGAGATGTTACAAGAGAGACAAAAGAGTCAATCGGCTGGACCAAAGCCTGAGACGAGCGAGGagttgaaattgaagaagaagctgaaGAGGTTGGAAAGCAAATTTGAGGACTATCAAAAGACACTGGACAAGCTTTACGatacaaagaagaaacgtTCTACCAGACCAACTAAGACAAAAGAAGCCAATACAGCGACACACTGTAGGATTTCCAGAATATCTACTAAGGAGTTACAACGGTTCGAGGAAACCACGGACCCATCGTCGTCCGCCTGTACTTCTTTCTGTTCCGAGTATTCCCCGGATGACCACCACGCAAGTCACGAAGAGGGAGAATACGGCGACGACTCAGAGAGAGACGACGAGTCCGTGCACAAAAAGCTTCTCGAGTGGGAGTACGAGGGGGACGtcgacgatgaggagattGCTGCGATTACAGCAACCAGTAGCAAAGCATTTTCCTCCCGCAGGGGATTCCGTTTGAATGTCCCCATTGAAATGCAATGA
- the PEX13 gene encoding peroxin PEX13 (similar to Saccharomyces cerevisiae PEX13 (YLR191W); ancestral locus Anc_7.365) codes for MNGASNGFGIGGGGVYNSPFNTYGSSGPYGMNAGGYGMNGGGYGMGGVGYGYGGLSGGYGGGMGVYNRYGIPGGGGVAGNGDTNFVTESTMATFQLLENLIGAINGFAQMLESSYMATHNSFFTLISFAEEIGRLKEMLGSFFGLFGIIKFLKRLLRFRSARRARQGGQADMVDEFTSFASGATPASRKRARRRLAWKPLIIFFMGVFGFPYLLNKYINRLNEKHANQILSKGLDDDPVDLTKLKFARALYDFVPENAKIEVPLKKGDLMAIISEKDTFGRDSQWWRVRTRDGNVGYIPYNYVEVIKRRQSITN; via the coding sequence ATGAACGGTGCCTCCAACGGGTTTGGTATTGGCGGAGGTGGAGTGTACAACAGTCCCTTCAACACGTACGGATCCAGTGGTCCCTACGGTATGAACGCAGGTGGGTACGGCATGAACGGAGGTGGGTATGGCATGGGTGGTGTTGGGTATGGGTACGGTGGCCTCTCTGGTGGGTACGGTGGAGGAATGGGTGTGTACAACAGGTATGGGATCCCCGGCGGCGGCGGTGTTGCTGGGAACGGGGACACGAACTTCGTCACTGAGTCGACGATGGCCACTTTCCAACTGTTGGAAAACCTGATAGGAGCGATCAATGGGTTTGCACAGATGCTGGAGTCCAGTTACATGGCCACGCATAACTCGTTCTTTACCCTAATCAGTTTTGCGGAGGAGATTGGTCGTTTGAAGGAGATGTTGGGATCGTTCTTTGGTCTGTTTGGTATAATCAAGTTTCTGAAGCGGCTGTTGAGGTTCAGGTCTGCCAGAAGGGCAAGACAAGGTGGTCAAGCGGATATGGTTGATGAGTTTACGAGTTTTGCCTCCGGGGCGACTCCTGCCAGTAGGAAGCGTGCGAGGAGGCGACTCGCATGGAAACCGTTGATCATATTCTTCATGGGTGTCTTTGGGTTCCCCTACCTTCTGAACAAATACATCAACCGCCTAAATGAGAAGCATGCAAATCAGATTCTCTCCAAGGGGCTCGACGATGACCCAGTTGATTTgacaaaattgaagtttGCTCGAGCATTGTACGATTTTGTACCGGAGAACGCCAAGATCGAGGTGccgttgaagaagggtGATTTGATGGCGATCATCTCGGAGAAGGACACTTTTGGGCGGGACTCCCAATGGTGGCGTGTGAGAACCAGGGACGGTAACGTCGGTTACATCCCGTATAACTACGTTGAGGTCATCAAAAGACGGCAGAGCATAACAAATTGA
- the KNAG0B02530 gene encoding uncharacterized protein — MFPFFPSYNTQKVQQVNKTNKYLFNNLVTQRVTGAYKRYLHGGRRPPVRETASAARPRGGNGASGPPHVNGAASPTAQMHTAGKKLGAEKKSGGEKSQGHRAAEAGSGTVRENLKEIDLKLGRAAAEGIEKTEDATRSTAETIKKTILKGTEETGDAVREGAQKTKKSVKENAKKVEDTAKKHTR; from the coding sequence ATGTTCCCATTTTTCCCAAGTTACAACACACAGAAGGTCCAGCAGGTTAACAAGACCAACAAGTACCTGTTCAACAACCTCGTTACGCAGCGGGTTACAGGGGCGTACAAACGGTACTTGCACGGTGGTCGGAGACCACCGGTTCGGGAGACCGCTTCTGCAGCACGGCCACGCGGTGGTAACGGTGCAAGCGGCCCCCCTCATGTGAACGGGGCTGCGTCCCCGACAGCGCAGATGCACACGGCGGGGAAGAAGCTGGGTgctgagaagaagagcgGCGGGGAGAAGTCGCAGGGCCATAGGGCAGCAGAGGCCGGGAGTGGTACCGTGAGggagaacttgaaggagattGACCTCAAGTTAGGGAGGGCCGCTGCTGAGGGGATAGAGAAGACCGAGGATGCTACGCGCTCCACGGCCGAGACAATCAAGAAAACGATTTTAAAGGGCACAGAGGAGACTGGGGATGCTGTGAGGGAGGGTGCccagaagacgaagaagtCCGTCAAGGAGAATGCGAAAAAGGTGGAGGATACGGCAAAGAAGCACACACGTTGA
- the HCR1 gene encoding translation initiation factor eIF3 core subunit j (similar to Saccharomyces cerevisiae HCR1 (YLR192C); ancestral locus Anc_7.363) produces MSWEDDAINGSVGPAAIGDDDAVLMESWDADEPVLESWDAEPAAEEPKPAAKKKATTPATKKKGADPKKGKKEDVLLAIDTLDEKSRKELLKKAELESDLKNASDLFGDLAMNEHPRAAAAARENADSLLLGARATFTKDTPIETHPLFTQAETKRDFQDLQKALSVAVTSMNEKSSLNYSSGLAIDLCRDICKPMSIESIRQTVATLNVLIKDKERQERQERLARVRGGTATGGAGKKKAKAKTNLGGAFKKDQDFDMGDYDDFGDGDFM; encoded by the coding sequence ATGTCCTGGGAAGACGATGCTATCAATGGGTCCGTGGGCCCTGCCGCTATtggcgacgacgacgctGTCCTGATGGAGTCCTGGGACGCGGACGAGCCTGTGTTGGAGTCCTGGGACGCTGAACCCGCTGCCGAGGAGCCCAAACCGGCtgccaaaaagaaagcgACAACCCCCgcgacgaagaagaagggtGCAGACCCCAAGAAGGGTAAAAAAGAGGACGTTTTGCTGGCAATTGACACGCTCGACGAGAAATCGCGGAAGgaattgttgaagaaggccGAACTAGAATccgatttgaagaacgcaTCGGACCTGTTCGGCGACCTTGCGATGAATGAACATCCACgggctgctgctgccgcgAGGGAGAACGCAGACTCGTTGCTTCTAGGCGCACGGGCCACTTTCACAAAGGACACGCCGATCGAGACTCACCCACTGTTCACGCAGGCGGAGACCAAGCGTGACTTCCAGGACCTACAGAAGGCATTGTCCGTGGCGGTCACATCCATGAACGAGAAATCCTCTTTGAACTACTCCTCCGGACTGGCCATTGACCTGTGCAGGGATATCTGTAAACCAATGTCCATCGAGTCCATCAGACAGACAGTGGCCACTTTGAACGTGCTTATCAAGGACAAGGAGAGACAGGAGAGACAGGAGAGACTTGCCCGTGTCAGAGGTGGCACCGCCACGGGTGGTGcagggaagaagaaggccaaAGCCAAGACTAACCTTGGTGGGGCCTTCAAAAAGGACCAAGATTTCGATATGGGTGACTACGACGATTTCGGAGACGGTGATTTCATGTAA
- the UPS1 gene encoding Ups1p (similar to Saccharomyces cerevisiae UPS1 (YLR193C); ancestral locus Anc_7.359): MVLLHCNRDTFNSDFDCVTSVVFNKYPNPYATHILSTDVIDRHLDRRGDVLFTTRLIRKQGRLPGWVQWIVGGVKISDSWMIEYSRVDRRRKVLTTYARNLDHTRVLKVEERTTYEYLPDRRATSVHSEVTFTSGLNGIKHKIEALARAKFEESVKRSREGMSLVMQKIEAAAERVAAISVAQAQAQAQAQCQTQPPQPQQSQELI; encoded by the coding sequence atgGTTCTACTACATTGCAACAGGGACACTTTCAACAGCGACTTCGACTGCGTGACGAGTGTGgtgttcaacaagtacCCTAACCCGTATGCGACGCACATCCTGTCGACGGATGTGATTGACCGGCACTTGGACCGCAGGGGGGACGTGCTGTTCACGACGCGACTGATACGGAAACAGGGTCGGCTGCCCGGGTGGGTGCAGTGGATAGTGGGCGGCGTCAAGATCAGCGACTCGTGGATGATCGAGTACTCGCGCGTGGACCGGCGGCGGAAGGTGCTTACGACGTATGCGCGGAATCTGGACCACACGCGGGTGCTTAAGGTCGAGGAGCGCACTACGTACGAGTACCTGCCGGACAGGCGGGCCACAAGCGTGCACAGCGAGGTCACCTTCACGAGCGGGCTGAACGGCATCAAGCACAAGATCGAGGCTTTGGCGCGTGCGAAGTTCGAGGAGAGTGTCAAGAGGAGCAGGGAGGGGATGTCCCTGGTGATGCAGAAGATAGAGGCAGCTGCAGAGCGTGTCGCAGCGATCAGCGTCGCTCAGGCGCAGGCACAGGCGCAGGCGCAATGCCAAACACAACCTCCGCAACCACAGCAGTCACAAGAACTTATTTAA
- the NCW2 gene encoding Ncw2p (similar to Saccharomyces cerevisiae YLR194C; ancestral locus Anc_7.358), which produces MKSSIVLTSLLSTLAIATDTGALEENPAATTIQQLLQDTETVATNTAEQNGKVDTTAVAAAITAAATVATTDAATNTYAVAPSGTIVTTDAQGRTTTQLVWYNPANVASGKTDAATATAKDTTKVSDKKGTLQSTETAKVKTGSVASETHTTTDGPLSTVVGTNSLGQTYTSTLWWLPSTVTTATSGSSHSSGSSSGSSKKRSSTATIAKNRNGTTSDNNGVLLHANGVYGMGALLAIFLF; this is translated from the coding sequence atGAAATCCAGTATAGTTCTAACCAGCCTCTTGAGTACGCTAGCAATTGCTACAGACACCGGTGCTCTCGAGGAGAATCCTGCCGCAACTACTATACAACAATTGTTGCAAGACACGGAAACCGTCGCTACCAATACAGCTGAACAGAACGGTAAGGTGGATACAAcagcagtagcagcagcTATAACGGCCGCAGCCACCGTTGCTACCACCGATGCAGCCACCAATACATATGCGGTAGCGCCCAGTGGTACTATTGTGACTACCGATGCTCAAGGACGGACAACCACGCAATTGGTATGGTACAACCCTGCAAACGTAGCGTCTGGGAAAACGGATGCGGCAACTGCCACCGCGAAGGACACCACTAAAGTTTCCGACAAAAAGGGTACACTACAGAGCACAGAGACGGCGAAGGTAAAGACGGGCAGCGTAGCGAGCGAGACACACACCACTACAGACGGACCACTGAGCACCGTTGTGGGCACGAACTCGCTGGGACAAACGTACACCTCTACGCTATGGTGGTTACCAAGCACTGTAACCACTGCTACCAGCGGTAGCAGCCACAGCAGTGGTAGTAGCAGCGGGAGCAGCAAGAAACGGTCGTCCACAGCGACAATCGCGAAGAACCGCAACGGCACAACCAGCGACAACAACGGTGTGCTATTACACGCCAACGGCGTCTACGGCATGGGAGCCCTCCTCGCGATTTTCCTGTTTTGA
- the NMT1 gene encoding glycylpeptide N-tetradecanoyltransferase NMT1 (similar to Saccharomyces cerevisiae NMT1 (YLR195C); ancestral locus Anc_7.357), whose translation MPSNETKGPGLKELLEKLAINDPSKFRDGDGPAEQRKDMKDYKFWRTQPVTSFDESVEDEGTIDGTKTAEEIPKEPLAMLPAFEWCDVDILDPQQLEDVYLLLNENYVEDKDATFRFNYTREFFNWALKSPGWRGDWLVGVRVKETGKLIAFISAIPVTLEVRGKTVPSVEINFLCVHKQLRSKRLTPVLIKEITRRVNRCDIWHALYTAGTVLPSPVSVCRYTHRPIDWNKLYEVGFTDLPMGKSVSEMTARYAIPNKTKTLGLRPMVAGDVDATLSLLQKYQARFDLRQIFSREEFSHWFLGGPNAEQDKVIFSYVVEDADGRITDFFSFYSLPFSILNHSVHKELGIGYLFYYATDADFEFTDRFSTEATAVLRKRLNSIMGDAVVLARRAKMDVFNALTSQDNALFLEDLKFGPGDGFLNFYLFNYKTFPITGGIREDKSYDTERRSNVGVVML comes from the coding sequence aTGCCAAGTAACGAGACAAAGGGCCCGGGTTTGAAGGAGCTTCTTGAAAAGCTGGCGATCAACGACCCGTCGAAGTTTAGGGACGGTGATGGCCCTGCAGAGCAGCGCAAAGATATGAAGGACTACAAGTTTTGGAGGACGCAACCGGTGACCTCGTTTGACGAGTCTGTGGAAGATGAGGGCACAATTGATGGAACAAAGACCGCAGAGGAGATCCCGAAGGAGCCCTTGGCCATGCTTCCAGCGTTCGAGTGGTGTGATGTGGATATCCTGGATCCACAGCAGTTGGAGGATGTGTACTTATTGCTCAATGAGAACTACGTGGAGGACAAAGACGCTACTTTCAGGTTCAATTACACACGGGAGTTCTTCAATTGGGCGCTGAAGAGCCCCGGATGGAGAGGGGACTGGCTTGTCGGTGTACGTGTTAAGGAGACGGGAAAGTTGATTGCGTTTATCTCTGCTATCCCTGTGACTCTTGAGGTGAGGGGAAAGACCGTCCCCAGCGTCGAAATCAACTTTCTGTGCGTTCACAAGCAATTGAGATCCAAAAGACTGACGCCCGTGCTGATCAAGGAGATCACGAGGAGGGTCAATAGGTGTGACATTTGGCATGCGTTGTATACCGCTGGGACCGTGCTCCCATCCCCCGTGTCAGTTTGTAGGTACACTCACCGCCCGATCGACTGGAATAAACTGTACGAGGTCGGGTTCACAGATCTCCCCATGGGCAAGTCTGTCTCTGAGATGACCGCCAGGTATGCGATTCCAAACAAGACCAAGACGCTGGGGTTGAGACCAATGGTTGCTGGCGATGTGGATGCCACGTTATCCCTGCTCCAGAAATACCAAGCCCGGTTTGACTTGAGACAGATATTCTCCCGCGAGGAGTTCAGCCACTGGTTTCTTGGGGGGCCCAACGCGGAGCAAGATAAGGTCATCTTCTCATACGTAGTAGAGGATGCGGACGGCAGAATAACGgatttcttctccttctaTTCTCTCCCCTTCTCTATCTTGAACCATTCCGTCCACAAGGAGCTGGGGATAGGGTATCTCTTCTACTACGCGACTGACGCGGATTTTGAGTTCACTGACAGATTCAGCACAGAGGCTACCGCGGTCCTGCGCAAGAGGTTGAACAGTATCATGGGAGACGCTGTCGTGCTCGCGAGACGCGCGAAAATGGATGTCTTCAATGCTCTGACATCGCAGGACAATGCACTGTTCTTGGAGGACCTCAAGTTCGGCCCTGGAGACGGGTTCTTGAACTTCTACCTGTTCAATTACAAAACGTTCCCGATCACAGGCGGGATCCGTGAGGACAAGAGCTACGACACGGAGAGGCGCAGTAACGTTGGTGTTGTGATGCTTTGA
- the PWP1 gene encoding rRNA-processing protein PWP1 (similar to Saccharomyces cerevisiae PWP1 (YLR196W); ancestral locus Anc_7.356) yields MISATAWVPRGFAAEFAEKYQLDDEELARIEEMAKLNLGAESHAEAEALEAEGAATSGSTDGLKGQLDIDDDLKEYDLENYDAEVTGGEAEGVTMFPGLANEDVKFHEGEEGADAYISLPSQEDAVEEKQELQVYPTDNLVLATRTEDDVSYLDVYVYDDGAGFHSAEIPQEKGDELDPDVARGLVRDNSLYVHHDLMLPAFPLCLEWLNYKPGSNSDDPANFVAIGTFDPQIEIWNLDCVDKAFPDVILGEPTENSMASMKSKKKNKKMSAHVTTHHTDAVLSLAHNKLFRSVLASTSADHTVKLWDLNNASVVRSFDSIHSGKNVSASEWHQSNGSILLTAGYDSRIALTDVRSNDAKNLSKYWSVSSGEEIESATFVDENIILCGTDTGNVYSFDIRNNAESKSVWTLKAHDSGISALAVNKFVPGLLTTGAMGDKVAKTWKFPTDTNGLKGPNMVLSRDFDVGNVLSISYAPDIEVSGTMVLGGVSKGLKLWDVFSNRSVRKSFAPELRAVQQQAREDAQKVGRSSRISRKYITNDNPDTVVTIADQGEDEEEREREEREGDFDDDDEEEDYENDE; encoded by the coding sequence ATGATCTCAGCCACTGCGTGGGTTCCTAGAGGTTTTGCAGCAGAGTTTGCTGAAAAGTACCAATTGGACGATGAGGAGTTGGCGAGAATCGAAGAGATGGCCAAACTGAACCTCGGCGCGGAATCTCATGCCGAGGCAGAGGCCCTGGAGGCAGAGGGTGCTGCCACATCAGGGAGCACTGACGGATTGAAGGGCCAGCTGGACATTGATGACGATTTAAAGGAGTACGATTTGGAGAATTACGACGCAGAGGTTACCGGAGGTGAGGCCGAGGGCGTGACCATGTTCCCCGGGTTGGCCAACGAGGACGTTAAGTTCCACGAGGGTGAGGAGGGAGCCGATGCATATATATCTTTGCCCAGCCAGGAGGATGCCGTAGAGGAAAAACAGGAATTACAAGTCTACCCAACAGATAACCTCGTGCTGGCCACTAGAACAGAGGACGACGTTTCGTACTTGGATGTGTACGTCTACGATGACGGTGCTGGGTTCCACAGCGCTGAAATCCCACAGGAAAAGGGTGACGAGCTGGACCCAGATGTCGCCCGTGGGCTTGTCCGTGACAACTCGCTGTACGTGCATCACGATTTGATGTTGCCCGCTTTCCCGCTATGTCTTGAATGGTTGAATTATAAACCTGGGAGCAACTCAGACGATCCAGCGAATTTCGTCGCTATTGGTACCTTCGACCCACAGATCGAAATCTGGAATCTAGATTGTGTCGATAAAGCATTCCCAGATGTTATCCTTGGCGAACCCACGGAAAACTCAATGGCCAGTAtgaaatcgaaaaaaaagaataagaagATGAGTGCGCATGTCACCACACACCATACAGATGCCGTGCTTTCGCTGGCTCACAACAAACTTTTCAGATCCGTGTTGGCCTCCACCTCGGCGGACCATACGGTAAAACTTTGGGACTTGAACAACGCCTCCGTGGTGCGTTCGTTCGACTCGATACACAGCGGTAAGAATGTATCCGCTAGTGAGTGGCATCAGAGCAACGGGTCCATTTTGTTGACTGCCGGTTACGATTCCCGTATCGCGTTGACAGACGTGAGAAGCAACGATGCCAAGAACTTGTCCAAATATTGGTCGGTCAGCTCTGGTGAAGAGATCGAATCTGCCACTTTTGTCGACGAGAATATAATACTTTGTGGTACAGACACAGGTAACGTTTACTCGTTTGACATAAGGAACAATGCAGAATCGAAATCTGTATGGACTTTAAAGGCACACGACTCCGGTATATCCGCATTGGCAGTAAACAAGTTTGTCCCCGGGTTGTTGACCACTGGTGCCATGGGTGATAAAGTTGCCAAGACATGGAAATTCCCAACAGACACTAACGGTCTAAAGGGCCCAAACATGGTCTTATCGAGGGATTTTGATGTCGGGAATGTTTTGAGCATCTCGTACGCTCCAGATATCGAAGTATCGGGTACAATGGTTCTCGGTGGTGTCAGTAAAGGTTTGAAATTATGGGACGTGTTCTCCAATAGATCTGTCCGTAAAAGTTTTGCACCAGAGTTGAGAGCcgttcaacaacaagccCGCGAAGACGCCCAAAAAGTGGGAAGATCCTCGAGAATCTCCAGAAAGTACATTACAAATGACAACCCTGACACGGTTGTCACCATCGCTGACCAGGgtgaggacgaggaggaaagagaaagagaagaaagggAGGGTGactttgatgatgacgatgaggaggaggattATGAGAACGACGAGTAA